Part of the Chitinivibrio alkaliphilus ACht1 genome is shown below.
TGGAAGGGTTTCAAATACGGCAAGTTTATTCATGATTACTCTCCATGGCTACTCACATAAAAAAGGAGAGCTGAGAGAGCTCTCCTCCGTATGGTATATGCAGATATTCTTATAATCCGAAATCTCCGATGAGTTTATCTGCCAAGGTATCAGCAAAATTGGAAGAGTTATAGTACCCCGACTCAATTTTTTCCTGGACATCGGATATGCGTTCATCCCGTATGTCCGGTTCGGCGTCTAGGCGTGCTGATAATAACTGAGCCTGTGCTTCTGTTCCGTGTGTTTTCGCGGCGGAAGCTGAAAGGCTTGCTGTATCTGTCCGCCCTGTTCGGGAAGGGCTTTGTGGTCCAGCGGTCTTCTTTTTATCAGAAGTGGAGTGTATTTTTCTAAATTCGGCTGAGACCATGTTGTTTATGGATTCAAGTCTCATACCA
Proteins encoded:
- a CDS encoding flagellar biosynthesis anti-sigma factor FlgM, producing MRLESINNMVSAEFRKIHSTSDKKKTAGPQSPSRTGRTDTASLSASAAKTHGTEAQAQLLSARLDAEPDIRDERISDVQEKIESGYYNSSNFADTLADKLIGDFGL